The following are encoded together in the Pseudobacteroides sp. genome:
- the minD gene encoding septum site-determining protein MinD — protein MGEVIVITSGKGGVGKTTTTANIGTGLAIKGKKVVLVDTDIGLRNLDVVMGLENRIVYDLVDVVEGTCRVKQALIKDKRYDGLYLLPAAQTRDKSAVNPEQMMKLCDELRAEFDFIIVDCPAGIEQGFKNAIAGANRAIVVTTPEVSAVRDADRIIGLLEANELRNPKLLINRVRIDMVKRGDMMTIDDIVDILAIDIIGVVPDDEKVVVSTNRGEPAVNDAKSLAGEAYRNITKRILGEDIPLLNLDTDEGFVVRLKKLLGLKAN, from the coding sequence ATGGGTGAGGTTATTGTAATTACTTCCGGTAAAGGTGGAGTAGGCAAGACTACTACCACTGCAAATATTGGTACTGGATTGGCGATTAAAGGTAAAAAAGTAGTATTGGTGGATACTGATATAGGACTTAGAAATCTTGATGTTGTAATGGGATTGGAAAATAGAATTGTTTATGATTTAGTGGATGTTGTCGAGGGTACATGCAGAGTAAAGCAGGCTTTAATCAAGGACAAGCGTTATGACGGGCTTTATCTCCTGCCTGCTGCACAAACCAGGGACAAGTCAGCAGTTAATCCGGAGCAGATGATGAAGCTTTGTGATGAACTGAGGGCAGAATTTGATTTTATTATAGTGGATTGTCCTGCAGGAATTGAGCAGGGGTTTAAAAATGCAATAGCTGGTGCAAACAGAGCTATTGTTGTTACAACACCTGAGGTTTCGGCTGTAAGGGACGCCGACAGAATAATAGGGCTTTTGGAAGCAAACGAGCTTAGAAATCCAAAATTACTCATTAACAGAGTAAGAATTGATATGGTTAAGCGCGGAGACATGATGACAATTGATGATATTGTTGACATACTTGCCATAGATATAATCGGGGTTGTCCCTGATGATGAAAAGGTGGTAGTTTCCACCAATAGAGGGGAGCCCGCTGTAAATGATGCAAAGTCATTAGCAGGTGAAGCTTATAGGAATATTACAAAAAGAATTTTAGGCGAGGATATTCCTTTGCTTAATTTGGATACAGATGAGGGTTTTGTTGTTAGGCTTAAAAAACTTTTAGGCTTAAAAGCTAATTAA
- the mreD gene encoding rod shape-determining protein MreD: protein MRSRITIAVSGICIAILLQTTILEYITINNIKPNLMLIFIVSIALLRGNIEGAVTGFFGGLMQDIVSGKVIGFYALLGMYLGLVVGSLNKRIYRDNVFVALFFSFCASVAYETLVYLLGIFLKGHTDFLYSFTNKIIPEALYNTAVTIILFYIVVRLDRRFNRTKKSLRKY, encoded by the coding sequence ATGAGGTCACGTATAACTATTGCAGTATCAGGCATTTGTATAGCCATATTGCTGCAGACAACCATTTTGGAATATATAACTATAAATAATATTAAGCCTAATCTGATGCTGATATTCATTGTAAGCATTGCCTTGCTCCGTGGAAACATTGAAGGAGCTGTAACCGGTTTTTTCGGGGGACTTATGCAGGATATAGTTTCAGGAAAGGTAATAGGATTCTATGCTTTGTTAGGGATGTACCTGGGGCTTGTAGTGGGTTCTTTGAACAAAAGGATATACCGTGATAATGTTTTTGTGGCATTGTTTTTTTCTTTCTGTGCCAGCGTGGCTTATGAAACCTTAGTCTATTTATTAGGTATTTTTCTTAAAGGACATACCGACTTTTTATACTCTTTTACAAATAAAATAATTCCAGAGGCACTGTACAATACTGCTGTTACCATCATTTTATTCTATATAGTAGTAAGGCTGGACAGAAGGTTTAACAGAACAAAGAAATCTTTAAGGAAGTATTAG
- a CDS encoding M50 family metallopeptidase, producing MISINNSVISLVKKVKIDFLFLITITIMVVCGYAEEYIAAYLSMLLHELGHTFPAMFFGNSISFIKISPFGLKAEIEGKNTRTERIIIYICGPLTNILLFIISVIIANTFPYHKSIFTLIAYLNISLAVFNLLPVMPLDGGRIVFELTSARMGSFKAHSYICCVSYVLSVFFIILGCVLVSYSLVNFSLILIGIFIFGELKSFKKEVAIMNMKDVIYRRSRLLKKGIYPARDLVVVKTMRMGDIIRNLDFDRFHIIHVLDEDLKLLKVFTEQDIMDGVIKHSGDMTFEEFIIADD from the coding sequence ATGATATCGATAAATAATAGTGTTATATCTCTGGTAAAAAAGGTAAAAATAGATTTTCTGTTTTTGATTACAATAACCATTATGGTTGTTTGCGGATACGCAGAAGAATACATTGCGGCCTATCTTTCCATGCTGCTGCATGAGCTAGGTCATACTTTTCCAGCAATGTTTTTTGGGAATTCTATCAGTTTTATTAAGATATCACCCTTTGGGTTGAAGGCAGAAATAGAAGGTAAAAACACAAGGACTGAAAGAATTATCATTTATATATGCGGGCCATTAACAAATATACTTTTATTCATAATTTCTGTTATAATTGCTAACACTTTTCCATATCATAAATCTATATTTACATTAATCGCTTACCTCAATATTAGCCTTGCAGTGTTCAACCTTCTGCCTGTCATGCCGTTAGACGGAGGAAGAATTGTTTTTGAGCTGACTTCTGCAAGAATGGGTAGCTTTAAAGCACATAGTTACATATGTTGTGTTTCCTATGTGTTATCGGTATTTTTTATAATACTAGGTTGTGTACTTGTTTCATACAGTTTGGTAAATTTTAGCCTTATATTGATCGGTATTTTTATATTTGGTGAGCTGAAGAGTTTTAAAAAGGAGGTAGCAATTATGAATATGAAGGATGTTATATATAGAAGATCTAGACTATTAAAAAAAGGTATATATCCGGCCAGAGACCTGGTTGTTGTTAAAACCATGCGTATGGGAGATATTATAAGGAATTTGGATTTTGACAGGTTTCACATAATTCATGTTCTGGATGAAGATCTGAAGCTTCTTAAGGTATTTACAGAACAGGATATTATGGACGGTGTGATAAAACACAGTGGGGATATGACATTTGAAGAATTCATTATTGCAGATGATTAG
- a CDS encoding Tad domain-containing protein, which produces MNIKFLKSKKGVSVIIFSIALTVVLGMSAVVVDIGNVAIGRQKLQNAVDSAALAAVQELPNRDKAKDVVDDYITKNGFTIDDVKVTFSDDSTELLIEGNKNINYLFARFLGLKGKSTKCSATALTGNIGQALDYVLFSGSTATNLIINGSQMYVNGNSHTNAGFIANGSKQTITGDCEAVKRVVVNGSQMEINKKVSNAPYVDMPDFSEAIRVQAEKSGRYYSSNKEFSGSHLNVDEPIYVDGDLTVNGSHFKGKGCILVTGNITFNGSNLYDSTKDSVCFYSKNGNITINGSNINLNGIVYAPNGSITMNGSNQTIMGRVIGKTLVFNGSHLTVDGADANMGGIPSKGARLVH; this is translated from the coding sequence ATGAATATTAAATTTTTAAAAAGCAAAAAAGGTGTCTCTGTAATTATATTTTCTATTGCACTTACTGTTGTTCTTGGCATGAGTGCGGTTGTTGTTGATATAGGTAATGTGGCGATTGGCAGGCAGAAGCTGCAAAATGCAGTGGATTCCGCAGCTTTAGCAGCAGTTCAAGAATTGCCGAACAGAGACAAGGCAAAGGATGTTGTTGATGATTACATAACAAAAAACGGATTTACAATAGATGATGTTAAAGTTACCTTTTCTGATGACAGCACAGAGCTGTTGATAGAGGGCAACAAGAATATTAATTATTTATTTGCCCGTTTTCTAGGGTTAAAGGGGAAAAGTACCAAATGCAGTGCAACGGCATTGACAGGAAACATAGGCCAGGCACTGGATTATGTTTTGTTCTCGGGTAGCACCGCCACTAACCTTATTATCAACGGGTCTCAAATGTACGTTAATGGAAATTCCCATACAAATGCAGGTTTTATAGCAAATGGATCCAAGCAAACTATAACGGGAGACTGTGAAGCGGTAAAGAGAGTTGTTGTAAATGGTAGTCAAATGGAAATTAATAAAAAGGTTTCTAATGCTCCCTATGTAGATATGCCTGATTTTTCAGAGGCTATAAGAGTACAGGCTGAGAAAAGCGGAAGATATTACAGTTCAAATAAAGAGTTTTCGGGTTCTCATTTAAATGTAGATGAGCCAATATATGTTGACGGAGATTTAACAGTGAACGGCAGTCATTTCAAAGGAAAGGGCTGTATTTTGGTAACAGGCAATATAACCTTTAACGGTAGTAATCTGTATGACTCAACAAAGGATTCGGTGTGTTTTTATTCTAAAAATGGAAATATAACCATTAACGGTTCCAATATAAATCTAAACGGTATTGTGTATGCTCCTAACGGAAGTATTACAATGAATGGATCAAATCAGACCATAATGGGCAGGGTAATAGGTAAAACACTGGTGTTTAACGGAAGCCACCTGACTGTTGATGGAGCGGATGCCAACATGGGAGGGATACCTTCAAAAGGTGCAAGACTTGTTCATTAA
- the minC gene encoding septum site-determining protein MinC, which produces MEESSVIFKGTVNGLTVILKEDEVFGNIYTQMEKKIALAGKFFKGAILDVRYRGRSLSKDEEAKLLELLTSKSGAKIKSFSRETEQQVQAKESKPKPLNKVEIKKFLFFKGIDEGVCRFHKGTLRSGQLVSFDGNIIVLGDVNPGAEVIAAGNVIVMGSLRGIVHAGADGNKEAVVAALNLQPTQLRIADVITRPPDEKEAVTTFIPEIAYIKDNTVYIERYLPQHK; this is translated from the coding sequence ATGGAGGAAAGCAGTGTAATATTTAAGGGTACAGTAAACGGGCTCACGGTTATACTTAAAGAGGATGAGGTTTTTGGAAATATTTACACACAAATGGAAAAAAAGATAGCTTTAGCGGGGAAATTTTTCAAGGGTGCCATACTTGATGTAAGATACAGAGGCAGAAGTCTTTCAAAGGATGAAGAGGCAAAGCTTTTAGAACTTTTAACATCCAAAAGCGGTGCCAAAATCAAAAGTTTCAGCCGTGAAACCGAGCAGCAGGTACAGGCTAAGGAGTCTAAGCCAAAGCCCTTAAACAAGGTAGAAATTAAAAAGTTTTTATTTTTTAAAGGTATTGATGAGGGTGTTTGCAGATTTCACAAGGGTACTCTTAGATCAGGCCAACTAGTAAGCTTTGACGGAAACATAATAGTGCTTGGGGATGTTAACCCGGGGGCAGAGGTGATTGCAGCGGGAAATGTTATTGTTATGGGTTCCCTGAGAGGAATAGTTCATGCAGGTGCAGACGGAAATAAGGAGGCTGTAGTTGCGGCACTTAATCTGCAGCCGACGCAACTGAGAATTGCCGATGTAATAACAAGACCTCCTGATGAAAAGGAAGCTGTAACAACATTTATTCCTGAAATTGCTTATATCAAGGATAATACAGTCTATATCGAAAGATATTTACCTCAGCATAAATAA
- a CDS encoding methylglyoxal synthase has translation MNIALIANDSKKELMVAFCIAYKGILQSHNLIATGTTGSTIMEQTGLNINMCAPGLLGEQQIAARVAYNEIDLVIFLRDPIGPKSHEPDITLLLQHCDTNNIPFATNVATAEMLIKSLDRGDLAWRELINPSY, from the coding sequence ATGAATATAGCATTAATAGCCAATGATTCTAAAAAAGAACTCATGGTAGCATTCTGTATAGCTTATAAAGGGATTTTGCAATCACATAACCTGATTGCAACAGGCACAACAGGGTCGACCATCATGGAGCAAACAGGGTTAAACATCAATATGTGTGCACCCGGACTCTTAGGAGAACAACAAATAGCTGCGAGAGTAGCATATAATGAGATTGATCTTGTAATTTTTTTGAGGGATCCCATAGGCCCCAAATCTCATGAGCCGGACATAACATTACTCTTACAGCACTGTGATACAAATAACATACCATTTGCTACGAATGTTGCTACTGCCGAGATGTTGATTAAGAGTCTTGACAGAGGAGATTTAGCCTGGAGGGAACTCATAAATCCAAGTTATTGA
- a CDS encoding M23 family metallopeptidase, translating into MDNTTARGTYQRRSTYNRKKKKNSENSKLTFTIFKQLIISFLIFLLVSIAMSFDTPITDFLADKVSYVMEYDVKMDDIFGKINSFTDMLKKNTIQKESQGEGSNDQKDQDAIDISSTEEDSVPASAPIYPFEYDDSSKIDYGGIIEEYELDIQEEKKPNTAEGNNQDGNTEKSLPKVNEKSSIKNTNKTNVKFMVPASGPLGSEFGDRIHPIKGKVEMHKGIDIKANHGVAIKAAMAGKVIEAGPNSSFGNMVKIDHQNGYITLYAHCSVIVTKKGNMVKQGEIISKVGSTGTSTGPHLHFEIWKNGTPVNPLDYVKIG; encoded by the coding sequence ATGGATAATACTACAGCAAGAGGAACTTATCAACGCAGAAGTACATATAACAGAAAAAAGAAAAAGAATAGTGAAAACAGCAAGTTAACTTTCACTATTTTCAAGCAATTGATTATATCGTTTTTGATATTTTTACTGGTAAGCATTGCTATGAGTTTTGATACACCCATAACTGATTTTTTAGCAGACAAGGTGAGCTACGTTATGGAGTATGATGTTAAGATGGATGATATATTCGGCAAAATAAATTCATTCACCGATATGCTGAAGAAAAATACTATCCAGAAGGAATCACAGGGGGAAGGGAGTAATGATCAAAAGGATCAGGATGCTATTGATATAAGCAGTACTGAAGAAGACTCGGTTCCGGCAAGTGCTCCTATATATCCGTTTGAATATGACGATTCCTCCAAAATTGATTACGGTGGAATAATTGAAGAATATGAACTTGATATTCAGGAAGAGAAAAAACCAAATACGGCAGAAGGAAATAATCAAGATGGGAATACAGAAAAAAGTCTGCCAAAGGTTAATGAAAAGTCATCTATCAAAAACACAAACAAAACAAATGTAAAATTCATGGTACCTGCTAGCGGTCCTTTGGGATCTGAATTTGGAGATAGGATTCATCCTATCAAGGGTAAGGTAGAAATGCATAAAGGCATAGACATTAAAGCAAATCATGGTGTTGCGATAAAAGCGGCAATGGCAGGAAAGGTTATAGAAGCGGGTCCTAATTCTTCTTTTGGAAATATGGTAAAAATTGATCACCAGAATGGATATATTACCCTTTATGCACACTGTTCTGTAATAGTTACAAAAAAAGGCAATATGGTTAAGCAGGGGGAAATTATTTCGAAGGTGGGAAGTACAGGTACTTCTACAGGACCACATTTGCATTTTGAGATTTGGAAAAACGGCACACCTGTAAATCCATTAGATTACGTAAAAATCGGCTAA
- the minE gene encoding cell division topological specificity factor MinE, translated as MLLDLAKLFGRSKTSKDVAKERLKLVLIHDRANVSPQFLEMVKGEIIKVIQNYMEIDEGALDLQITRTKGDDGDSVVPALVANIPIRNVKNSGK; from the coding sequence ATGTTATTGGATTTGGCAAAGTTGTTTGGTAGATCAAAAACATCAAAAGATGTTGCAAAAGAGAGATTAAAACTCGTTTTGATTCACGACAGGGCGAATGTTTCTCCTCAGTTTCTTGAAATGGTAAAAGGTGAAATAATCAAAGTAATTCAAAACTATATGGAAATTGATGAGGGTGCTTTAGATTTGCAGATTACCAGAACGAAAGGCGATGATGGAGATAGTGTTGTTCCTGCATTGGTTGCCAATATACCCATTAGAAATGTAAAAAATAGTGGAAAATAA
- the mrdA gene encoding penicillin-binding protein 2, producing the protein MKEFFKDRYNILAIFFILFGAVIVVQLVNLQIINGKKYDEESQRKLPNVRRVSAPRGNIEDRYGVPLAVNRVGYTIQIIKTKMDAEERDQMLLKLVNIFEKNGDNYDKSLEKYLTIKPFAFGSAINKSEKRLGSWKKDMDPNKKNADLMSTPEGTFKFLRKKFEIDEKYSMEDAYKIMCMRYEMLIRGYTSLTSLSLAKDVSRETVAEIEERHQEFPGVYTDVETFRKYTMGETAGHVIGFVRKMNEEEYSKLKEEGYRQDEVVGKSGIEAFAEPYLRGKDGQKKIEVDIAGRLTEELETNPAMPGSTVKLTLDMNLQRVAMESIERNLEIIRSQADGKKNFGDAKTGSAVAMDVNTGEILAMASYPSYDPSNFIAKPDDKEAQKKIQEYYDDKKFELAKLSPTLNRVINGRYAPGSTFKPLTAIAGLESSAISPQRNIINDDGKYTIDGWEFKCLERKYGHGDLTLKSAMETSCNIYFEKLGVMTGIDNISKWGSMFGLGRKTGIDLKDESKGVLASREYKKSDEFKRNYGRIEDWWKADTAQASIGQIYNSFTPLQLVNYIGAIANGGKLMRPHLIKKVVKYDGSTVMENKPDYTKIPIKKENLDLVIEGMKAVTMQEGGTAVSAFRNFPIEVAGKTGTAETGYEKTKSSNALFVCFAPADKPQIAIAVVVEHGAWGANTAPIAIDIMKEYFNLSGASRSDDKLKTNQIEFTR; encoded by the coding sequence ATGAAAGAATTTTTTAAAGACAGGTATAATATTCTGGCAATCTTTTTTATATTGTTCGGGGCTGTAATTGTGGTTCAATTGGTAAATCTCCAGATTATTAACGGTAAAAAGTACGATGAAGAATCCCAGAGAAAATTGCCAAATGTGAGGCGTGTATCTGCACCAAGGGGTAATATTGAGGACAGGTATGGGGTTCCTCTTGCTGTTAACAGGGTTGGTTACACGATTCAGATAATTAAGACAAAAATGGATGCAGAAGAAAGGGATCAGATGCTTTTAAAGCTTGTCAATATTTTTGAAAAGAATGGAGACAACTATGACAAAAGCCTGGAGAAATATCTTACCATAAAGCCTTTTGCATTCGGGTCTGCAATCAATAAGTCGGAAAAGAGACTTGGAAGCTGGAAAAAGGATATGGATCCAAACAAAAAGAATGCTGACTTAATGTCTACTCCTGAAGGAACATTCAAGTTTTTAAGAAAAAAGTTTGAAATTGATGAGAAGTACTCTATGGAGGATGCATACAAGATAATGTGCATGAGGTACGAAATGCTTATAAGGGGATATACATCCCTGACATCATTAAGCTTGGCTAAGGATGTCAGCAGGGAAACTGTTGCAGAGATAGAAGAGAGGCATCAAGAGTTTCCAGGTGTCTATACAGACGTTGAAACATTTAGAAAGTATACAATGGGAGAAACAGCGGGCCATGTAATCGGTTTTGTAAGAAAAATGAATGAGGAAGAATATAGCAAGCTTAAGGAAGAAGGCTACAGACAGGATGAAGTGGTAGGAAAGTCAGGCATTGAAGCCTTTGCAGAGCCGTATCTACGAGGAAAAGACGGGCAGAAGAAGATTGAAGTGGATATAGCGGGCAGACTGACAGAGGAGTTGGAGACCAATCCTGCTATGCCAGGCAGTACAGTAAAGCTTACACTGGACATGAATTTACAAAGAGTAGCAATGGAGTCCATTGAGAGGAATTTGGAGATAATAAGAAGCCAGGCTGACGGTAAGAAGAATTTCGGCGATGCCAAGACAGGATCTGCCGTAGCCATGGATGTAAATACCGGTGAGATCCTTGCCATGGCAAGCTATCCAAGCTATGATCCGTCCAACTTTATTGCAAAGCCTGATGATAAGGAAGCACAAAAGAAAATTCAAGAGTATTATGATGATAAAAAATTCGAGCTTGCAAAGTTGTCGCCTACACTGAATAGGGTTATCAACGGGCGTTATGCTCCGGGATCGACTTTTAAGCCTCTTACGGCCATTGCGGGATTAGAGTCAAGTGCAATTTCACCACAAAGAAATATAATAAACGACGACGGTAAGTATACAATAGATGGCTGGGAGTTTAAATGCCTTGAGCGTAAATACGGCCATGGAGATCTTACCTTAAAGAGTGCTATGGAGACTTCATGCAATATCTATTTTGAGAAGCTTGGAGTTATGACAGGTATAGATAATATCAGTAAATGGGGATCCATGTTTGGTTTGGGTAGAAAAACCGGTATAGATCTAAAGGATGAATCTAAAGGCGTTCTTGCATCAAGGGAATATAAAAAATCTGACGAGTTTAAGCGTAACTACGGAAGAATTGAAGATTGGTGGAAAGCAGATACCGCCCAGGCATCCATTGGTCAGATATACAATTCCTTTACTCCACTTCAGTTGGTAAACTATATTGGAGCAATAGCAAATGGCGGTAAGCTCATGCGACCGCACCTTATCAAGAAGGTTGTCAAGTACGACGGATCAACGGTAATGGAAAATAAGCCGGACTACACAAAGATACCCATTAAGAAGGAGAACCTTGATCTTGTCATAGAGGGTATGAAAGCCGTAACAATGCAGGAAGGTGGTACTGCGGTATCTGCATTCAGGAATTTTCCGATAGAGGTTGCCGGTAAAACGGGTACTGCGGAAACCGGTTATGAAAAAACAAAATCATCCAATGCATTGTTTGTTTGCTTTGCCCCGGCAGATAAGCCGCAGATTGCGATTGCTGTCGTCGTAGAGCATGGTGCGTGGGGGGCTAATACTGCTCCCATTGCAATAGATATAATGAAAGAATATTTTAATCTCTCAGGTGCATCAAGATCGGATGACAAATTAAAAACAAACCAGATTGAGTTTACTCGCTAG
- the metF gene encoding methylenetetrahydrofolate reductase [NAD(P)H]: protein MKLIDLFNDKKPIVSFEIFPPKLDTPLDTIFDALEKFKALGPDYISVTYGAGGSQKDRTIEISSNIKNTYNIESMAHLTCVGHTIEEIDFIVDSLIENNIKNILALRGDPPADQPDFDFSKNSFKYASELISHIRSRHNDLCIAAAAYLEGHPECSKIKDDMINLKHKTDAGVDFLVTQLFFDNRLYYEFQERAATIGIKCPIAAGIMPIFSSRIKAMTAKSGCSIPAKLVMMLDKYQDNPDDLLKAGIEYASIQIRDLIDNGADGIHLYTMNRPKSSSEILKNAGL from the coding sequence ATGAAACTAATTGATTTATTCAATGACAAAAAGCCGATTGTTTCCTTTGAAATATTTCCGCCAAAGCTTGATACCCCTCTTGACACTATTTTTGATGCACTTGAAAAGTTCAAAGCCCTTGGGCCCGACTATATAAGTGTTACATACGGAGCAGGCGGCAGTCAGAAAGACAGGACTATAGAAATTTCTTCCAATATAAAAAATACATATAACATAGAAAGCATGGCTCATTTAACATGTGTAGGCCACACTATTGAAGAAATAGATTTTATAGTTGACTCATTGATTGAAAACAATATAAAAAATATTTTAGCCCTTAGAGGTGATCCCCCAGCCGACCAACCCGACTTTGATTTCAGCAAAAATAGCTTCAAGTATGCTTCTGAGCTTATATCCCATATCAGAAGCAGGCATAATGATCTTTGCATAGCCGCCGCAGCTTATCTTGAGGGGCATCCCGAATGTAGTAAAATCAAGGATGATATGATCAACCTTAAACATAAAACTGATGCTGGAGTTGATTTCCTTGTGACGCAGCTTTTCTTTGATAACAGGCTGTATTACGAATTTCAGGAAAGAGCCGCAACAATTGGGATAAAGTGCCCTATAGCAGCTGGAATAATGCCTATATTCAGCTCCAGAATAAAAGCCATGACAGCTAAAAGCGGCTGTTCAATACCTGCCAAGCTGGTAATGATGCTTGATAAATATCAGGATAACCCGGATGACCTGTTAAAAGCAGGTATAGAGTATGCAAGCATACAGATACGTGACCTTATTGATAATGGTGCTGATGGAATTCATTTATATACTATGAACAGGCCCAAATCCAGTTCAGAGATACTTAAAAACGCAGGCCTATAA